One genomic window of Quercus lobata isolate SW786 chromosome 9, ValleyOak3.0 Primary Assembly, whole genome shotgun sequence includes the following:
- the LOC115961404 gene encoding uncharacterized protein LOC115961404, translating to MCRAFPTTLKGLARVWFSRLTPNSISTFKELSVQFIAHFIGGHRYKKFTVCLMSIKQREDETLRSYITRFNKEALSIDEADDKILVAAFTNGLRKGKFLFFLYKNDLKTMSEVLYRATKYMNAEDALLAWEEKPRKRER from the coding sequence atgtgtagggccttccctacaacacTGAAGGGCTTAGCAAGGGTGTGGTTTAGCCGACTGACGCCTAACTCCATTAGCACTTTTAAGGAGCTAAGCGTTCAGTTTATTGCGCACTTCATCGGGGGACATAGGTATAAGAAGTTCACGGTGTGCTTGATGagcatcaagcagcgagaggacGAGACGCTAAGATCCTACATAACCCGCTTCAATAAGGAAGCACTCTCGATTGATGAAGCCGACGACAAAATACTGGTAGCAGCCTTCACGAATGGATTGcggaagggtaagtttttgttcttcTTGTACAAGAACGACCTAAAGACCATGTCAGAAGTACTCTACAGGGCCACtaagtacatgaatgctgaagatGCGCTGTTGGCTTGGGAGGAAAAGCCCAGGAAGAGGGAGAGATAG
- the LOC115960325 gene encoding uncharacterized protein LOC115960325, which translates to MWVEIFCGLIIYKLFKCFFYDDDVLDLESSDFTALFSVADRLEKLYGGKVYVGLRIPDADTGSRQNIDMVLVNKGEAVVISVKNISGFVSVNSDGSWVCEGGSKHKAERFPDPVAETKKQASILESYLEQRGVALPEGYFSCKVVLPNPKFCTIQSSAFPSEVITYDQWVQLKPEPKSMFSGWIKGAFRSGKKEMQESIHQKLNFTLSTAPMWDRLELKGNKYVLGEFLDFKGKQEDNNALKNIRRSKVCRLIIQKTSMFGLAHSKLQVLYSPRDYRSEGASGSEWKEVTVRSSTEVLFQPDNSTKVRKFKLSSVVSLTLSA; encoded by the exons ATGTGGGTAGAGATCTTCTGTGGCCTCATCATTTACAAATTGTTCAAGTGTTTCTTTTACGACGACGACGTTTTGGATCTCGAATCCTCTGATTTCACTGCTCTTTTCTCAGTCGCCGATAG GCTTGAAAAGCTTTACGGTGGAAAGGTTTATGTGGGGCTTCGAATTCCTGATGCCGACACGGGTTCACGACAGAATATCGACATGGTTCTTGTTAACAAAGG GGAGGCAGTGGTGATATCAGTTAAGAATATATCAGGATTTGTATCGGTGAATTCGGATGGCAGCTGGGTTTGTGAAGGCGGCAGTAAGCACAAAGCCGAACGATTTCCCGATCCT GTGGCAGAGACTAAAAAACAAGCTTCAATTCTTGAATCATATCTTGAACAGAGAGGAGTTGCTCTGCCAGAAGGATATTTTTCATGTAAAGTTGTACTGCCTAATCCAAAATTTTG TACCATCCAATCAAGTGCTTTTCCATCTGAAGTCATTACCTATGACCAATGGGTACAACTGAAACCAGAACCAAAGAGCATGTTTTCTGGTTGGATTAAAGGTGCCTTTCGTAGTGGAAAGAAAGAGATGCAAGAATCGATACATCAAAAGCTAAATTTCACCCTTAGCACAGCTCCGATGTGGGATAG GCTGGAGCTTAAAGGAAATAAATATGTCCTTGGGGAATTTCTGGATTTCAAGGGGaaacaagaagacaacaatGCTTTGAAAAATATCAGAAGATCAAAAGTTTGTCGCCTGATCATCCAAAAGACGAGCATGTTTGGATTAG CTCACTCAAAACTCCAAGTTTTGTATTCTCCTCGGGACTATCGGAGTGAAGGGGCTTCAGGTTCAGAGTGGAAGGAAGTTACTGTAAGATCGAGTACTGAGGTTCTCTTTCAGCCAGATAATTCAACTAAAGTCCGAAAATTCAAGCTCTCTTCAGTTGTTTCTTTGACACTGAGTGCCTAA